ATTGACGATATGGTTTCCTCGGAATATTCTTTTTCGGAGAGTCTTTCCACTATGTTCTGACGATTGAGCTGTGACAGGGGTATGGAAAGTTTGTCGGATAGATATCCCCATAATGCATGGAGCATCTCTTCATAGAACTTGTCATTGTCCCCTGCCGAGAGATATTTGCCGGCAAGTTTGAGACGTTTGGTCGCTACCTTGTTAGCCTTGGCTGTGCGCATGCGAGTTACGTCTGCATTACGGCGTGCACGCGTCCGGTTGGCAATGATTATGGCAGCAGCTGCAATGAGCAGTCCGAGATAGAGCATCCAGTAGCCTGTAGTTGTCACTACTATTGAGTGGCTTTTTGATGGATTCTTGTCGCCAAGATAGATGTGTCGGATGTCGGAATTTTTGTTTTCTATGGCTTTCTGGTCCTCGGTTGGAGCAGGGGTGGAAAGTCCTTTGGCTACCTTGATCGGATAAGTGGGAGTGCTGAGGGTCACATAGTCCCGCTTGGCTGGATCAAAGTAAACGAATTTGTCGCTTCCGATAGTGAATTCCCCCACACTCTGCGGTACAAAGGTGTATTCTACAGTCATTGTGCCTGAAACCTCGTTGCCGCTGACACTTGTTTGGATGTCACTCTTTGGAGTGTACTGTTCAAATTCGGTCGGGAAATCTATCTGAGGCTCCTTGAGGTACTTGATGTTGCCTGTTCCGGAGATGGTGTAGAATAGGGTGGCAGGGTCATTGGTGCGGAATGAATTCCCGACAAGACGGGATTCCACCTTGAATTCGCCTACGGCTCCGTTGAAGCCTTCGGGCTTTGGAGAGGGTAGGGGCTGGATGTCGATTGAACCGGTGTTGGAGCTGACCTTGATTTTGGTCTCTCGTGGCTGGCGTACCTGGAACATTCCCATATTGACATTGTCATACTGTATGACGGAGATGTCATAGTTGCCCGAATTGATGGTGAGCTTGCCGCTCTTCTGCGGAAATATGATACAATGTTTGAGGATTGCAGTCATGTAGTCCTGTCCGCGGTAATTCTCGATTTCATTGAGAGCTGGCTGTACATCAAGTTCCTGAATGAGAAATCCGTCAAATGATGGCTGGCGGGTAGGCATGAATGAGGATATGGAGTATTTGGTGTACAGTTTGATGGTACATCCGATAGCCTCTTGTTCATATGCTGAGTTGCGTGACAGTATGATACGGACAAACACGTCGTCGGCATTCACCTTGCGCCCTGCTGTCTGGGTGTCTACGTCGTCCACTGCCACCGGGCGTTGTGAGCCTGGAGTATCGCGCTCTGCACGTTCATGAACGGTGAAGTTGGCAGGTGCAGTGGTAAGCCTTTTGCCGTCAGCGAGCACTGATGCGGCAGGTATGGTGAACTGTCCTGCCTTGTCAGCCCTGTAATAGTAGGTGTATTCTATGGCTGACGATGACTCGGCGCGTCCGTTCACCACACTGTAGCTCTGAGACTGTGATGTGGATGGACCGAACAGCAGTGTGCATCCGTCGATTGCAGATACTTTTAGGTCGGAGCCGTCGGCGTTGGTGAGACGGAATGTCACAGGAAATTTGTCACCCTCATATATTCTTCCGGGGGCTTTGACAGTGAAGCTCACATTTCCGGCTGCTATTGAGACGGTGAATATGGCTAATATTATAAATAGTATGGAGAAACGTTTCATTTGCGGATATTGGATTGACCTGAATATAGCCTGACTGACAAGGCTTATGTTACCATGGGTTGGTGACCTGACGTCGACCGGGAGCGCCATTCTTCTGCCGTTCTGCATTGACGCGTTGGCGGGTGGCATTTTCCTCATTTTCCATAGCCTTGAGAATTTTTTCGGCATTCTCTTTGCTTATACCGGACTGCTGGCGTTGTTGCTGAGGCTGCTGTTGCTGGTCCTGCTGAGGCTGTTGCTGATCTTTGTTTTGGTCTTGGTCCTTGTTCTGGTCTTGATTTTGATCCTTTTGATCTTGGTTCTGATCCTTATTCTGGTCTTTGTTCTGTTCTTTATTTTCGTCCTTGTTCTGATCCTTGTTCTGATCCTTGTTCTGATCCTGATTCTGGTCCTGATTCTGGTCCTGATTCTGGTCCTGATTCTGCTGTTCTTCGAGTCGTTTCTGAGCTAAGCGAAGATTCTCACGAGCCTGATCATTGTCAGGATTGCGTCTAAGGGCATTCTTGTAAAGTTCGATACTTTTGGCATAGTCCTGACCGTTGAATGCGATGTTGCCAAGGTTGTAAAACGCTTTTTCAGCTACAGACATATTTTCGGCATCGCTTGCGAGCTTGCCGAGTATCTGTGATGCCTGCTTTTCGTTCTCTCCGGTCGATGTCCCCTGACGAAGCAGGGAAGCTGCAAGGTTGAACTGGGCTATCTCATTCATAGCATCAATTTCAAGAGCCTTCCGGTATGCGACTTCTGCATCCGCATACTTCTTGTCGTGGTACAGTTTGTTGCCTTCGACTATTAGATTGCGCTCCATGCGGGTTGAATTGTCCTCAGCATGCAGGCTTACGGCAGGCATAACAAATATGGAAGCCAATATTAAGATATGTAGTCTTTTCATTTTTCGCCTCCTTCCTCTTTGGTGAAGAAACGATATTTTTTGAGCCAGGAGATCTTGCGTGTAACCACGAATATGTCGGCTACAAGAAGTAGCAGTGCTATCCAGGCTACTATTGGGAATTGTTCACTCTGAGGCGAGAACGATTTTCGTTCGAATTCAGCCTGTTTAAGTTCGTCCATCTTTGTGTCGACAGCATTTATCGCCGAAGTGGATGCGCCGTTGACGTATATGCCGTCCCCGGCTTTGGCTATCTCGGCACCTGTCGATTCATCATGGCGGGTCACAACCTCTTCACCGGTCATTGGATTGATCATGTACCTGCCATTGCCTAATGGGATGCGTGCTCCGCGGGATGTGCCGAGTCCGATCACGTCCACCTGTATGCCTGCTCCCGAAGCTCGCTTGGCTGCGTCAACGGCATTGTCCTCGAAGTTCTCCGCATCGGTCAGCAGGACGATTGCCTTACCCATATCTTCGGTAGGAGTGAATGAGTTCATTGCCATTTCAAGTGCTGCCCCTATGGCAGTTCCTTGGGTGGGCACCATGTCAGTGGTGATGGAGTTGACAAACATTTTTGCAGAGATATAGTCGGATGTGATGGGAAGCTGCGTATAGGCGTCTCCGGCAAAGACTATAAGTCCTACCTTGTCGTTGGTCATCTTGTCGATCAGTTTTTCGAGGATGAACTTTGCTCGTTGCAGACGGCTCACTCCTGCCTCATCGTCGGTGGATGAGGCAAGCATTGAGTTGGAGACGTCAAGACACACCATCACTTCTATGCCTCGCGATGTCTCGGTCTCGGCTACATCGGCATCGAGTCCTGATGTAGCTCGCGGGCGGGCGAGCATTATCACGAGCACTGCAATAATGAGTAAAGAGAATATGAGTTTTACCCATGGCATATAGCGTGACACCTCAGGCATGAGATGAGCGAGAGTCTCGGGATTTCCGAATCGGCGCAGCTTACGCTTGCGTGCGATACGTGACCACAGATATAGGCCTGCAACTACTGGCAGCAGTAACAGGAGATATAACAGATGGGGATAGGCAAATGTAATCATACCTAAAATAGAGCTTAGGGAATTGTGCGAAGGAGAGTGTAACGCAATAATACTGCAAGACCGAAAAGACTGAGTGCGGCAATCGCCCAAGGCATATAGTCATCCTCGGTGGACGAGAAATTGCGTAGATCCATTTTGGTCTTTTCAAGCCTGTCTATTTCAGCAAATATATCCTTGAGCACATTATTGCCTGTTGCACGGAAATATTTGCCACCGGTGTTCTCAGCAATGGTCTTGAGGGTTGCCTCGTCGATCACGACCGGGAGCGGGGTGTATACGATGCGTCCGAATTCATTCTCCTGTGGGTAAGGAGCTGTGCCGTTTGTGCCAATTCCTATTGTGTATACCTTGATGCCAAGTTGCTTGGCTATCTCTGACGCTGTTATTGGTGCGACATTACCAGTGTTGTTGGAACCGTCGGTGAGGAGTATGATGCTTTTTGATTTGGCTTTCCCCTCCTTGATTCGATTTATGGATGTGGCAAGTCCGTCACCGATAGCTGTGCCGTCCTGAAGCATCCCCATCTTTATGTCGTTGATGTAGTTGGCAATCATTGATCGGTCGGTGGTCATCGGCAGTGAAGTGAAGCTTTCTGCGGCAAATATAACAAGTCCGATGTTGTCACCCTCTCTCCCTGACACGAACTTAGCTGCTACTTCTTTGGCCGCCTCGAAACGGTCGGGCTTGAAATCGCGTGCTAGCATTGATGTGGAGATATCTAGGGCAAGGACAATATCTGTGCCTTCTACACTCGATGTGTTCCATGAGTCACGAGTCTGGGGTCGTGCTAGGATCACTATGACGCATGCGATTGTCGCGAGCTGGAGCAGGAATACAAGGTGGATAAGCCATGCACGTAGCGGTGTGCGAAGCTTGGCGAATGGCTTCGTAGATGATATCGCGAGTGACGGATGCAACGAGCGGTGCTTATAGATGTACCACGCTATAAGCGGCACTAACACAAGTAGCAGCCATAGGTAATGTGGATGAGCCAGTTGCATATTTATTTATTTTTCAGTTTCAGATGTTGATGTTTTTTCTGCCGGAGCTGCCGGGCTGTCGGATTTATCCTGATCGACCGGTGGTAGAGGTTTGGTGTCCTCGACAAATTGCATTGCCGAATTGAAGGAGCGAGTGTTGTCCTCGGGAAGAGGTCGAACCTTGGCGAACTTCACGAAGTCAGCTGTCTCAAGCACCTGTTCCATATTGCGTTTGCTCAGTCGTGTCTCATCATTGGCTTGCAGCATATGGCGTATCTGTGTCGATGTCATCTCCATGGCATTTATGCCGAAGCGACCCTGGAGATATTGACGCAGAATGTCGGTGAGTCGGGTGTAGAATTCACGTTCACGCCCCTGTTCACATAGCTTGTCGGAACGAAGTGAGTCAAGTTCCTGCAATGCAAGTTCGTAAGGGGGATTACTATGGCTTTCTCCTTTGTCTCACCCTTGTTGCGTGACATACGTCTGAACAGGTAGTAACCTGCGCCGAGGATGATTATGAGAGCAAATATCCACAGTCCGTAATCTACCAGGAAATCCGGAAGATAATCTATAAACTTGCGGTCTACGTTTTCGACATCAGCGTAGTCATGTATGGTAGTGAGGGTATCTACGGGAACCGGCATCACTTTTAATACAAGTCGGTTGGATGCCACTGTCTCGTTGCCCTGTACATAACGTATAGGATTGAGTACGTAGGTGCCTGAGTCGAACGATTGCAGCAGCAGTTCCTGATTGATCTGTATACGGCCGTTGCCTATATCGGAGGTGTCGGCTTTGAGAGCGTTGAGTATCTCTACCTTGTCGCAAATGGTGTCCTTGGGGACAAGAAGCTGCCCTTGGGTTGAGGATGATGTTATCAGTTCGACATGCATCGGTGTGGCTTTGCCCATAAGAAGGTAAGCAGAGTCAAGCGAAACCTTCAGAGAAGTCTGCGCTGATACCGTTGCTGCCGATGTTATCGACAATGCGAGGATGGCAAATAATATGCGTATGTGTCGGATCATACTTTTGAACGTTAATCTTACGATGCGCGGCGTCATTATCTGACGCCACGGTTCTTGAAGAGAGCCATTAAGGCGCGGGCGAAATCCTCATCGGTAGCAATGGATGCGAGGTCTACGCGGCTTTTGCTGAGAGCTTCGGTCATAGCCTGCTGACGCTCGTACCACCATTTGCTGTAGGCTTTACGTGTTGACTTTGAAGAGGTGTCGATCCATCCTGTCTTACCGTTTTCGAGGTCTGTCACACGCATGAGCCCAATATCGGGAAGTGTGGTGTCACGCTTGTCATAGACCTGTATGGCTATGATATCGTGCTTGTTGGATGCCACCTGTAGCTGGCGTGTGTAGTCGTGTTTGTCGATGAAGTCAGAGATGAGGAATGTCGTACATCTTTTCTTGAGGGCATCAGTCATATAGCGAAGAGCCACACCGATGTCGGTGCCTGGGTTTTCAGGTGTGAAGTCGATAAGTTCACGTATGATCAACAGGATGTGTTTCTTACCCTTCTTGGGTGGGATGAACTTCTCGATTTTGTCGGAAAAGAAGATTACGCCGATCTTATCATTGTTGGTGATGGCAGAGTAGGCTATTGTCGCAGCAATCTCGGCAATCATCTCACGCTTGTCCTCTCCGACAGCTCCGAAGAGACGGCTTCGTGACACGTCGATTAGAAGCATCACAGTAAGCTCGCGTTCCTCCTCATATACCTTGATGTATGGGCGGTTATGGCGAGCAGTGACATTCCAGTCAATGTCGCGTACATCGTCACCATACTGGTATTCCCTGACCTCGGCAAACGTCATACCTCTTCCCTTAAAGGCCGTGTGGTACTCTCCCGCAAATATATTCTGGGAGAGACCACGAGTCTTTATGTCGATTTTCCTTACTTTCTTTAGCAGTTCGTTTGCTTCCATCAGTCTGCGATATTACACATTACTCAATTAGGGCACTTCAACCTTGTCAAGTATCTCGGAGATGATCTGGTCAGTGGTAATGTTGTTGGCCTCGGCTTCGTAAGTGAGACCGATACGATGGCGGAGCACATCATGACACACAGCCCTAACATCTTCGGGTATCACATAGCCTCTGCCACGGAGGAATGCATAAGCGCGTGATGCTCGTGCAAGGCCTATAGAAGCTCGGGGAGAGGCTCCGAAACTGATCATTCCGGCAAGATCCTTCAGACCGTGGTCCTGAGGATTACGGGTAGCGAACACTATGTCGACTATGTACCTCTCGATCTTCTCGTCAAGATAGATCTTCTGTACGATCTTCTGTACTTCGGTGATTTCAGATGGATGAAGCAAAGGCATAACCTTTTTGCGTTCGCCGCTGATGTTCTGACGGATTATTATCTTTTCCTCCTCTTTGGTGGGATAGCCTATAATGACTTTGAGAAGGAAACGGTCAACCTGGGCTTCAGGCAGGGGATAGGTGCCTTCCTGTTCGATAGGGTTCTGTGTAGCCATAACCAGGAACGGTTCATCAAGCTGGAAGGTGTCATCACCGATGGTTACCTGACGTTCCTGCATGGCTTCGAGCAGCGCGCTCTGCACTTTCGCCGGAGCTCGGTTGATCTCGTCAGCAAGCACGAAGTTGGCGAATATCGGACCTTTCTTTATCTGGAATTGCTCTTTCTGTATACTGTAGATCATGGTGCCTGTCACATCGGCAGGGAGGAGGTCAGGAGTAAACTGTATACGGCTGTATTTTGCATCGATGACTTGTGCGAGGGTCTTGATGGCAAGAGTTTTGGCAAGACCGGGCACACCCTCAAGAAGTACATGTCCGTTGGACAGGAGGGCGATGAGCAGGGAGTCTACGAGATGTTTCTGACCTACGATAGTCTGGTCCATTCCTTGTGTGACCAGACTGATAAAGTTGCTCTTGCCTGCAACGAGGTCGTTGAGCTCTCTTATATTAACCGTTTCGCTCATAATACGAGGTGTAATAGTTATGGTGTTTTTGAGTTGTATATTATCTTTATTTGTAATACAAAATTATATATTATAACAAACAAAGTGTGAAAAAGGTGTGTTAATTTTACAAAAAATGCCATCTTCAGACTGGTGCTGAAGATGGCATTTTTAATTAAAATAGCTTAATGAATCTTTGCCATATGTGATAAAGTGTAAATCCTCCTATCGCGGATATTTTGTCAGAATCTTGCTTGCCTTGGCATTTGCGGCATTGACACTGGCAGAGCTGGATGCATTGATGCCGTATTTTTCAGCAGCCGGGATCACAAGCTCAAGTCCTGGACTCACACGGTTGGGATTTGTGATTTTTGACTTGTTCTCTTCGTAGATATATACCCAGAAACATTTGTTGCCATAGTGTTTCTTTGCCATATCATGTAGAAGATATCCGGAACGAACTTTATCTTTAACAATCTTATTTTGTGGTTGAGGAGCCGGTCCCTTTTTTTGTTCTACATCTTCTTTTTGAGGTGCAGGTTCGCTTATGGTTTCATTTGCCTGCGGATTTGCTTCTGCTATAATCTGAGCCTGCTCGGGGCTTACTATCGGAGCAGCAGCGATGGTATCGCTCAGGACTGCTTCCGCTTCGGCGATCAATGCCTGGACCTCTTCTTCGGATGCGATATCGTCAGCGGCAACTTCCTCGACATTTTCAGACGGTGTATTTGTGGGAACCAGATAGTCGATTGCCAAATACACTCCGCAGGCACCGATGGCGAGTCCTACGAGTATGCCAACCAGGAATCCCCATCCGAAACTTCCTCCTGATTTTCCACGTGCAGGTTCGATATACTCTTCAGGCTCTTCCTCCGGGAAGGGAGTGATAACCTGAGTGGGATATGTCGGTTTTTCTGTTGCGCCTACAGTTATTGTGGTTTCAGGTTTTGTCACAGTGACAGCTTCCGATTTGGTTGCTACAGCCGTTTCCGTTGTTGCTGCTGCGACCTCATTTGTATCTTCAGCCACAACATTAGGAGCTATTTCTGATTCAATTTCGTGTTTCGGTTCTGGTTCATCAGTGGTTTCGGGTACTAATGGTTCATCCGTTATAGTTTCCGCTTCTGCTTCGATAGTGGTTTCAGTCTCTTCCTCAGGTTTGCTTGACGGGCCCTCTACAGGATTGTCAATCTCAGTTGCTTCCACCATTGTTTCTTCAAGTGGTTCGGTGGTGCTTTCAACCTGTGGCTCAGACTCGGATTGGGAAATTGCACCCATGGTTCCGTCCTCCATGATTTCAGCAAGAGTTTCTTCCGATATGTTGTCACATATCTCTTCCGGCTCAAAAAGAGCGA
The nucleotide sequence above comes from Duncaniella freteri. Encoded proteins:
- a CDS encoding vWA domain-containing protein, whose amino-acid sequence is MITFAYPHLLYLLLLLPVVAGLYLWSRIARKRKLRRFGNPETLAHLMPEVSRYMPWVKLIFSLLIIAVLVIMLARPRATSGLDADVAETETSRGIEVMVCLDVSNSMLASSTDDEAGVSRLQRAKFILEKLIDKMTNDKVGLIVFAGDAYTQLPITSDYISAKMFVNSITTDMVPTQGTAIGAALEMAMNSFTPTEDMGKAIVLLTDAENFEDNAVDAAKRASGAGIQVDVIGLGTSRGARIPLGNGRYMINPMTGEEVVTRHDESTGAEIAKAGDGIYVNGASTSAINAVDTKMDELKQAEFERKSFSPQSEQFPIVAWIALLLLVADIFVVTRKISWLKKYRFFTKEEGGEK
- a CDS encoding AAA family ATPase produces the protein MSETVNIRELNDLVAGKSNFISLVTQGMDQTIVGQKHLVDSLLIALLSNGHVLLEGVPGLAKTLAIKTLAQVIDAKYSRIQFTPDLLPADVTGTMIYSIQKEQFQIKKGPIFANFVLADEINRAPAKVQSALLEAMQERQVTIGDDTFQLDEPFLVMATQNPIEQEGTYPLPEAQVDRFLLKVIIGYPTKEEEKIIIRQNISGERKKVMPLLHPSEITEVQKIVQKIYLDEKIERYIVDIVFATRNPQDHGLKDLAGMISFGASPRASIGLARASRAYAFLRGRGYVIPEDVRAVCHDVLRHRIGLTYEAEANNITTDQIISEILDKVEVP
- a CDS encoding BatD family protein — its product is MPPANASMQNGRRMALPVDVRSPTHGNISLVSQAIFRSIQYPQMKRFSILFIILAIFTVSIAAGNVSFTVKAPGRIYEGDKFPVTFRLTNADGSDLKVSAIDGCTLLFGPSTSQSQSYSVVNGRAESSSAIEYTYYYRADKAGQFTIPAASVLADGKRLTTAPANFTVHERAERDTPGSQRPVAVDDVDTQTAGRKVNADDVFVRIILSRNSAYEQEAIGCTIKLYTKYSISSFMPTRQPSFDGFLIQELDVQPALNEIENYRGQDYMTAILKHCIIFPQKSGKLTINSGNYDISVIQYDNVNMGMFQVRQPRETKIKVSSNTGSIDIQPLPSPKPEGFNGAVGEFKVESRLVGNSFRTNDPATLFYTISGTGNIKYLKEPQIDFPTEFEQYTPKSDIQTSVSGNEVSGTMTVEYTFVPQSVGEFTIGSDKFVYFDPAKRDYVTLSTPTYPIKVAKGLSTPAPTEDQKAIENKNSDIRHIYLGDKNPSKSHSIVVTTTGYWMLYLGLLIAAAAIIIANRTRARRNADVTRMRTAKANKVATKRLKLAGKYLSAGDNDKFYEEMLHALWGYLSDKLSIPLSQLNRQNIVERLSEKEYSEETISSIVNVLDECEMARYTPDSSTRMDSIYEEGAKAINNLEKR
- a CDS encoding HU family DNA-binding protein — its product is MNRKIPFHELASLLAANCNISSEEAEEFIKSFFDLTTQALSEGESLRIKGIGAFELSDDKDDPIIFTPDESIAETINAPFALFEPEEICDNISEETLAEIMEDGTMGAISQSESEPQVESTTEPLEETMVEATEIDNPVEGPSSKPEEETETTIEAEAETITDEPLVPETTDEPEPKHEIESEIAPNVVAEDTNEVAAATTETAVATKSEAVTVTKPETTITVGATEKPTYPTQVITPFPEEEPEEYIEPARGKSGGSFGWGFLVGILVGLAIGACGVYLAIDYLVPTNTPSENVEEVAADDIASEEEVQALIAEAEAVLSDTIAAAPIVSPEQAQIIAEANPQANETISEPAPQKEDVEQKKGPAPQPQNKIVKDKVRSGYLLHDMAKKHYGNKCFWVYIYEENKSKITNPNRVSPGLELVIPAAEKYGINASSSASVNAANAKASKILTKYPR
- a CDS encoding vWA domain-containing protein gives rise to the protein MQLAHPHYLWLLLVLVPLIAWYIYKHRSLHPSLAISSTKPFAKLRTPLRAWLIHLVFLLQLATIACVIVILARPQTRDSWNTSSVEGTDIVLALDISTSMLARDFKPDRFEAAKEVAAKFVSGREGDNIGLVIFAAESFTSLPMTTDRSMIANYINDIKMGMLQDGTAIGDGLATSINRIKEGKAKSKSIILLTDGSNNTGNVAPITASEIAKQLGIKVYTIGIGTNGTAPYPQENEFGRIVYTPLPVVIDEATLKTIAENTGGKYFRATGNNVLKDIFAEIDRLEKTKMDLRNFSSTEDDYMPWAIAALSLFGLAVLLRYTLLRTIP
- a CDS encoding tetratricopeptide repeat protein, with amino-acid sequence MKRLHILILASIFVMPAVSLHAEDNSTRMERNLIVEGNKLYHDKKYADAEVAYRKALEIDAMNEIAQFNLAASLLRQGTSTGENEKQASQILGKLASDAENMSVAEKAFYNLGNIAFNGQDYAKSIELYKNALRRNPDNDQARENLRLAQKRLEEQQNQDQNQDQNQDQNQDQNKDQNKDQNKDENKEQNKDQNKDQNQDQKDQNQDQNKDQDQNKDQQQPQQDQQQQPQQQRQQSGISKENAEKILKAMENEENATRQRVNAERQKNGAPGRRQVTNPW
- a CDS encoding DUF58 domain-containing protein, yielding MEANELLKKVRKIDIKTRGLSQNIFAGEYHTAFKGRGMTFAEVREYQYGDDVRDIDWNVTARHNRPYIKVYEEERELTVMLLIDVSRSRLFGAVGEDKREMIAEIAATIAYSAITNNDKIGVIFFSDKIEKFIPPKKGKKHILLIIRELIDFTPENPGTDIGVALRYMTDALKKRCTTFLISDFIDKHDYTRQLQVASNKHDIIAIQVYDKRDTTLPDIGLMRVTDLENGKTGWIDTSSKSTRKAYSKWWYERQQAMTEALSKSRVDLASIATDEDFARALMALFKNRGVR